A genomic region of Polynucleobacter necessarius contains the following coding sequences:
- the mutM gene encoding bifunctional DNA-formamidopyrimidine glycosylase/DNA-(apurinic or apyrimidinic site) lyase produces MPELPEVEVTRLGIAPHLEGKKVSAVKVLDGRLRWPVPSSLPKTLPGQKVQSIQRRGKYLLLEMDTGHLLIHLGMTGTLRVLPSSEALKTHDRVIFEFGRLSLRLHDPRKFGAVLWHPKTKGPVEKNPLLQKLGVEPFASEFAGDKGTDILYQFSRKRSLAVKQFLLAGQAVVGVGNIYCSESLFDAGIHPAKAAGKLTRPQCMRLAAAVRHILKKAIDAGGSSLKDFVNSEGDPGHFMMQTKVYDRKGLPCKICKTPIAQIVQGQRSTYFCPQCQKR; encoded by the coding sequence ATGCCAGAACTTCCTGAAGTAGAAGTCACTCGTCTCGGAATTGCCCCACATCTTGAGGGTAAGAAAGTAAGCGCCGTCAAAGTGCTAGATGGTCGCTTGCGCTGGCCTGTGCCCAGTAGCTTGCCAAAAACCCTCCCAGGGCAAAAAGTGCAATCCATCCAAAGACGAGGAAAGTACTTGCTGTTGGAGATGGATACGGGCCATTTGCTGATTCATTTGGGTATGACGGGAACCTTACGAGTCTTGCCAAGTAGTGAGGCTTTAAAAACCCATGATCGCGTGATTTTTGAATTTGGTAGATTGAGTTTGCGTTTGCATGATCCCCGAAAATTTGGCGCAGTCTTGTGGCATCCAAAAACAAAAGGACCCGTTGAAAAGAATCCCTTATTGCAAAAGCTTGGAGTGGAACCATTCGCATCTGAATTTGCAGGCGATAAGGGCACTGATATTTTGTATCAATTCTCTCGTAAGCGAAGCTTGGCTGTGAAGCAGTTTTTGTTGGCGGGTCAGGCTGTCGTCGGGGTTGGCAATATCTATTGCTCAGAAAGTTTGTTTGATGCGGGCATTCATCCTGCAAAAGCGGCTGGTAAGCTGACGCGTCCGCAGTGTATGCGTTTGGCAGCTGCGGTAAGACATATTCTCAAAAAAGCAATTGATGCAGGCGGAAGTTCTTTAAAAGATTTTGTAAACAGTGAAGGCGATCCTGGTCACTTCATGATGCAAACCAAAGTCTACGATCGCAAAGGTTTGCCGTGCAAGATTTGTAAAACGCCGATTGCACAAATTGTGCAGGGGCAGCGGTCCACTTATTTTTGCCCTCAATGTCAAAAGCGCTGA
- the lptB gene encoding LPS export ABC transporter ATP-binding protein encodes MTTDLAQTNSPAMLSAHNLQKRYGSRTVVRDVSIQVKCGEVVGLLGPNGAGKTTSFYMIVGLVPLDGGNIVLDGADITHLPIHKRARIGLSYLPQEASVFRKLNVAENIQAVLELQVQGGKPLSKAEIARRLDELLGELQISHLRNNPALSLSGGERRRVEIARALASQPKFILLDEPFAGVDPIAVGEIQRIVRFLRDRQIGVLITDHNVRETLGICDHAYIISEGSVLAAGKPDEIIQNDAVRRVYLGENFRM; translated from the coding sequence ATGACAACGGATTTAGCTCAAACCAATAGCCCAGCAATGCTGAGCGCACATAACCTTCAAAAACGTTATGGCTCCAGAACCGTAGTGCGGGACGTTTCCATTCAGGTCAAATGCGGCGAAGTAGTGGGTTTACTAGGTCCAAATGGTGCTGGCAAAACCACCTCTTTCTACATGATTGTTGGCCTAGTGCCGCTTGATGGTGGAAATATTGTGCTGGATGGAGCTGACATCACCCATCTGCCGATTCATAAGCGCGCCCGCATAGGTCTCTCCTATCTCCCCCAAGAGGCATCTGTTTTTAGAAAGCTGAATGTTGCCGAAAATATCCAAGCTGTCCTAGAGCTGCAAGTGCAAGGCGGTAAGCCATTATCCAAAGCGGAAATAGCCCGTCGACTAGATGAGCTCTTGGGCGAACTACAGATTAGCCACCTTCGCAATAATCCAGCGCTCTCACTCTCTGGCGGCGAGCGCCGTCGCGTTGAGATCGCTAGGGCCCTAGCTTCACAACCAAAATTTATCCTGCTTGATGAGCCCTTTGCGGGCGTTGACCCTATTGCCGTTGGGGAAATTCAGCGGATTGTACGTTTCTTGCGAGATCGCCAAATTGGCGTATTGATCACCGACCACAACGTCCGCGAAACCCTAGGTATATGTGATCACGCCTACATCATCAGCGAAGGTAGCGTATTGGCCGCGGGTAAGCCAGACGAAATCATTCAAAACGATGCTGTTCGCAGAGTCTATCTAGGCGAAAACTTCAGAATGTAA
- the mutY gene encoding A/G-specific adenine glycosylase produces the protein MSKALINTFAKKLIAWHGVSGRSGLPWQNNRDPYAVWVSEIMLQQTQVATVLERYPRFMKRFPTVKKLAVADIDGVLAEWAGLGYYSRARNLHACAQAVVTDFAGKFPSDPLLLEQLKGIGRSTAGAIAAFAFHERAPILDANVKRILARLFAIEGAIQDKVVNDRLWALAKELLPTSPQDMPVYTQALMDFGATWCTARKPVCLTGEKKCPFIKECQANLSDQVLLLPQKTVKAKSPEFDCNMLLIRSGNSVLLQKRPSKAIWGSLWSLPESAWTPKAPADAGVHMSVKALFALTLPGEKSSAHMKLCKALEKIEEIKHVFTHRRLWMHIWQTSSVKELQFANPDLKWVSLSQLGRYGLPQPIKILLQGLSLARGDDLEN, from the coding sequence ATGTCAAAAGCGCTGATTAATACGTTTGCCAAGAAGCTGATTGCTTGGCATGGGGTGAGCGGGCGATCGGGCCTACCATGGCAAAACAATCGCGACCCTTATGCGGTATGGGTATCGGAAATCATGTTGCAGCAAACTCAGGTAGCCACGGTTCTGGAGCGCTATCCCCGCTTTATGAAACGTTTCCCGACTGTGAAAAAATTAGCCGTTGCCGATATTGATGGCGTGTTAGCTGAGTGGGCTGGCTTGGGTTATTACTCGCGTGCACGCAATTTACATGCTTGTGCGCAAGCAGTGGTGACAGACTTTGCTGGAAAGTTTCCAAGCGATCCGTTATTGCTGGAGCAATTAAAAGGCATTGGACGTTCTACTGCAGGCGCTATCGCCGCATTTGCATTTCATGAGCGAGCCCCAATTTTGGATGCCAATGTAAAGCGTATTTTGGCGCGCTTGTTTGCTATTGAGGGAGCCATTCAAGATAAGGTGGTCAATGACCGTTTATGGGCCTTAGCAAAAGAGTTGCTGCCTACCAGCCCGCAAGATATGCCGGTGTATACGCAAGCCTTGATGGACTTTGGAGCAACTTGGTGTACGGCTCGCAAGCCAGTATGTTTGACTGGTGAAAAGAAATGCCCATTCATCAAAGAGTGTCAGGCTAACTTAAGTGATCAGGTGCTTTTACTTCCACAAAAGACGGTAAAAGCAAAATCTCCTGAGTTTGACTGCAATATGCTCTTGATTCGATCTGGCAATTCTGTGCTGTTGCAAAAGCGTCCCAGTAAGGCGATATGGGGCAGCCTTTGGTCTCTGCCTGAGTCTGCTTGGACGCCTAAGGCGCCTGCAGATGCTGGTGTTCATATGAGTGTGAAAGCGTTATTTGCATTGACATTGCCAGGCGAAAAATCTAGCGCACATATGAAGTTATGCAAAGCATTAGAGAAGATAGAAGAAATCAAACATGTATTTACGCATCGCCGTTTATGGATGCATATTTGGCAAACAAGTAGCGTCAAAGAATTGCAGTTTGCAAATCCAGATCTAAAGTGGGTTTCCCTAAGTCAGCTCGGGCGATATGGGCTTCCGCAGCCGATTAAGATTTTGTTACAGGGTTTGAGTCTAGCTCGCGGTGACGATCTAGAAAATTAA
- the lptC gene encoding LPS export ABC transporter periplasmic protein LptC: MQLNPRQIKLSIGRALLRLMPLILMGALTLATFWLVEKNTPPEKSPLARVRLHEPDYTIKDGALSALNEFGNTKYRILGVKFTHYDDDASIDILTPRMRLFQAEKAPVTVKSDTGHLDGDLTILDLFDNASIFRPAQAASATQPATLRMLASSNYFKVLINDDIVETNTPITLEQGMSIMNSTEGGVFNNVEQSMTLRGQVKGRIERAPRSTQ; encoded by the coding sequence ATGCAACTGAATCCTCGGCAAATCAAACTTAGTATTGGGCGTGCACTATTACGACTGATGCCTTTGATTCTGATGGGGGCACTAACTTTGGCCACTTTTTGGCTAGTAGAAAAAAACACGCCTCCAGAAAAATCTCCCTTGGCACGAGTACGCCTTCATGAGCCTGACTACACCATTAAAGATGGCGCCCTTTCTGCTCTAAATGAATTTGGTAATACCAAATATCGAATTCTCGGCGTTAAATTTACCCACTATGACGATGACGCTTCAATTGACATCCTTACGCCTCGCATGCGTTTATTCCAAGCCGAAAAAGCCCCTGTTACTGTGAAATCCGACACCGGACATCTGGATGGCGACCTTACGATTTTGGACTTATTTGACAATGCATCGATCTTTCGTCCAGCTCAAGCAGCAAGCGCAACACAGCCTGCGACCTTAAGAATGCTTGCCAGCTCAAACTACTTTAAAGTGCTCATCAATGATGACATTGTTGAAACAAATACGCCCATTACGCTTGAGCAAGGTATGTCTATCATGAACTCTACTGAAGGTGGAGTGTTTAATAATGTTGAGCAGAGTATGACACTCAGAGGCCAGGTTAAAGGTCGTATCGAGCGAGCTCCTCGCAGCACCCAATAA
- a CDS encoding PTS sugar transporter subunit IIA — MNALTNLFTPDCIALDNPAKNRSDAFAAAGELFAQRVGIDAAEVVGFLNAREDLGSTALGAGVAIPHGRVKGLKQPSAAMMRLKDPIEFAAPDGEPVSTLIFLLVPEKATQQHLEILSSIAQLLSDAQARQLLSTAVDPIKVCELLQHWGSTK, encoded by the coding sequence ATGAATGCCCTGACTAATCTTTTCACCCCCGACTGCATTGCATTAGATAACCCTGCTAAAAACAGGTCTGATGCATTTGCAGCCGCCGGGGAACTCTTCGCTCAACGAGTTGGCATTGATGCCGCTGAAGTTGTTGGCTTTCTAAATGCTCGCGAAGATTTGGGCTCCACCGCCCTTGGTGCTGGCGTAGCAATCCCTCACGGTCGCGTTAAAGGCCTTAAACAGCCATCAGCAGCAATGATGAGGCTTAAAGACCCTATTGAATTTGCCGCACCTGACGGCGAACCCGTTTCTACCCTAATATTTTTGCTGGTGCCTGAAAAAGCAACGCAACAGCATCTTGAAATTCTCTCCTCAATTGCGCAACTTTTATCTGATGCGCAAGCACGTCAATTGCTAAGCACCGCCGTAGATCCAATCAAAGTATGCGAGCTATTGCAACACTGGGGTAGCACAAAATGA
- the rapZ gene encoding RNase adapter RapZ: MQINLITGISGSGKSVALRAFEDAGYDCVDNLPISLLESLISTLEKEKSERIAVAIDARRGQSIADLPLILENLRKNHQVGVVFLNADTKTLVQRFSETRRRHPLSTNAKQSQSATLIEAINSERSLVEPLRAHAHSIDTSNIPAHALRSWIQDLLKDKPAGLTVVFESFGFKKGVPTEADLVFDVRCLPNPHYDKVLRPLTGNDKPVKEFLEKIPEVVNMEAHITQFIHRWLPHYIADGRSYLTVAIGCTGGQHRSVYLVNRLSEYFRNQKDFSNLQLNFLDRHRELDSNPVTKS; the protein is encoded by the coding sequence ATGCAAATTAATCTGATTACCGGAATCTCAGGCTCAGGTAAATCAGTAGCCCTAAGAGCTTTTGAGGATGCTGGTTATGACTGTGTAGACAACCTACCAATATCTCTTCTAGAGAGTCTTATCAGCACCCTTGAAAAAGAAAAAAGTGAGCGTATTGCCGTCGCAATAGATGCACGCCGTGGTCAATCAATTGCTGACCTGCCATTGATCCTCGAAAACTTACGCAAAAACCATCAAGTAGGAGTCGTTTTTCTCAACGCAGACACCAAGACTTTGGTGCAACGGTTTTCTGAGACACGTCGACGTCATCCGCTCTCTACAAATGCCAAGCAATCTCAGTCAGCCACTCTAATAGAGGCGATCAATAGCGAACGTAGCCTAGTAGAGCCCTTGCGCGCTCATGCACATAGCATCGATACCAGCAACATACCCGCTCATGCGTTGCGCTCCTGGATTCAGGACCTTCTCAAAGATAAGCCTGCTGGCCTCACTGTGGTGTTTGAATCCTTTGGCTTTAAAAAAGGTGTTCCCACCGAGGCAGACCTAGTTTTTGATGTGCGCTGTTTACCGAACCCCCACTACGACAAAGTATTAAGACCCCTTACAGGCAATGACAAGCCCGTCAAAGAATTCTTAGAAAAAATTCCAGAGGTAGTCAACATGGAAGCGCACATCACGCAATTTATTCATCGTTGGCTTCCGCATTACATTGCTGATGGTCGCAGTTACTTAACGGTTGCCATTGGATGCACGGGGGGCCAACATCGCTCGGTCTATCTGGTGAATCGCCTTAGCGAATACTTCCGCAACCAAAAAGACTTCAGCAACTTACAGCTTAATTTTCTAGATCGTCACCGCGAGCTAGACTCAAACCCTGTAACAAAATCTTAA
- a CDS encoding KdsC family phosphatase: MPSAFNTHNTNPLTQYPQAWERAGKVKLLVLDVDGVLTNGQVWIGADGKESLKAFDIQDGLGIKLLEQCGILTAIITGRSSKMVLARCEELGIKHVHMGVENKAVALEQTLKSLSLTPADCAVMGDDWPDFQMMKNAGLRICPAQGHEAVKEFAHFVTTLVGGNGAVREACDLILKAQDRYNELLKQARS, translated from the coding sequence ATGCCCAGTGCTTTTAATACTCACAACACCAATCCTTTGACGCAATACCCGCAAGCCTGGGAGCGCGCTGGCAAAGTGAAGTTGCTCGTACTGGATGTCGATGGCGTGTTAACGAATGGCCAGGTTTGGATTGGTGCTGATGGCAAAGAATCGCTTAAAGCTTTTGATATCCAAGACGGATTGGGCATCAAACTTTTAGAGCAATGCGGCATCTTAACTGCCATCATTACCGGCAGAAGTTCCAAAATGGTTTTAGCCCGCTGCGAAGAGTTGGGCATTAAACATGTACATATGGGCGTAGAAAACAAAGCTGTTGCCCTAGAACAAACTCTGAAATCTCTGAGTCTTACACCAGCAGACTGTGCCGTGATGGGTGATGACTGGCCAGACTTCCAAATGATGAAAAATGCAGGCCTAAGAATTTGTCCTGCGCAGGGTCATGAAGCGGTAAAAGAATTTGCCCACTTCGTCACCACGCTTGTAGGCGGCAATGGTGCAGTTCGCGAAGCATGTGATCTCATCCTTAAAGCGCAAGATCGTTATAACGAACTTCTCAAGCAAGCACGCTCTTAA
- a CDS encoding monovalent cation:proton antiporter family protein codes for MPSVLQLTLILLASGVAGVVIFRYFGLPPILGYLAIGVLIGPNALGIANDSATVKYLAEFGVVFLMFSIGLEFNLHKLRAIRSIVFGLGGSQVILTMLLAIPASLLMNWIYPISWQAAIALGGALAMSSTAIVTKLISDRAELETEHGRNVVGILLFQDLAVVFLLILLPSLGKNPKDLFVALTAASIKITIALTLIFFIGQTLMSRWFRLVAKLRSQELFMLNLLLIVLGMAGLTEHFGLSLALGAFLAGMLISETPYRHQVEEDVKPFRDVLLGLFFITIGMLLDFSVIGQQWVLVLLLLIGPLVFKFGLIALLSRVFGSSPGISIRTGLCLAQAGEFGFVLLNQIDGLDLIDPTLSQAVLAAMLLSMFCAPFLIEYSDRIAMRFSSNEWLLQSLALTRVAAKSVRNENHVVICGFGRSGQSLARMLDQEKIPYIALDLDPDRVKEAAAAGDNVVYGDASRENYLVAAGLSRAKAVVITYADTGASLRVLRQVEHLRPGMTVLVRTRDDANIAKLQAAGATEVIPELIEGSLMIASHVLLIMGVPMRKVVRRITTAREERYSLLRGYFRGSADDDFGSNESWRLHAITLLPNSQAIGKTLGDLDLEKEGVNVQAVRRKGLNADYVKLDPKPDLRLEDNDILVISGNSEATDLAEAKLL; via the coding sequence ATGCCGTCAGTCCTTCAATTAACCCTCATTCTTCTGGCCTCGGGTGTGGCCGGAGTGGTTATTTTCCGCTATTTTGGGCTACCCCCGATTTTGGGCTATTTGGCTATTGGCGTGCTGATTGGGCCAAATGCCCTGGGTATAGCGAACGATTCAGCCACCGTGAAGTATTTGGCTGAATTTGGGGTTGTTTTCTTGATGTTCTCCATCGGCCTGGAATTTAACCTCCATAAGTTAAGGGCAATACGATCTATCGTATTTGGTCTTGGCGGCAGTCAGGTCATTTTGACGATGTTGCTGGCAATTCCTGCCAGTTTGCTGATGAACTGGATTTACCCTATTTCTTGGCAGGCAGCGATTGCGTTAGGCGGCGCTCTGGCGATGTCTTCTACCGCGATTGTGACAAAACTGATTTCGGATCGCGCGGAATTGGAAACTGAGCACGGTCGCAATGTAGTGGGTATTTTGTTATTTCAAGATTTGGCGGTAGTTTTCTTGTTGATCTTGCTGCCGTCCCTCGGAAAAAATCCTAAAGACCTCTTCGTAGCCCTGACTGCAGCATCGATCAAAATAACAATTGCATTGACGCTGATTTTCTTCATCGGTCAAACGCTCATGAGCCGCTGGTTTAGGTTAGTTGCAAAGCTACGCTCACAAGAATTATTCATGCTCAATCTGTTATTGATTGTGCTTGGCATGGCAGGATTAACGGAGCACTTTGGTTTGTCTTTAGCGCTCGGTGCGTTTTTGGCGGGCATGTTGATTTCAGAAACGCCGTATCGCCATCAGGTGGAAGAAGATGTAAAGCCGTTCCGCGATGTTTTGTTGGGACTCTTCTTTATTACGATCGGTATGCTGCTTGACTTCAGTGTCATTGGTCAGCAGTGGGTGTTAGTGCTCTTGCTATTAATTGGCCCATTGGTATTTAAGTTTGGACTGATTGCCTTGCTCTCTCGGGTGTTTGGTTCAAGCCCAGGCATCTCCATCAGAACCGGTTTGTGCCTTGCCCAGGCGGGTGAGTTTGGGTTTGTATTGCTTAATCAAATCGATGGTTTAGATTTGATTGATCCCACCTTAAGTCAAGCAGTTCTTGCGGCAATGTTGCTCTCGATGTTCTGCGCACCATTTTTAATTGAATATAGCGATCGCATTGCAATGCGTTTCTCAAGCAATGAGTGGTTATTGCAATCACTTGCTTTAACGCGTGTAGCTGCAAAAAGTGTTCGCAATGAAAATCATGTGGTCATTTGCGGGTTTGGAAGGTCGGGCCAAAGTTTGGCTCGCATGCTTGATCAAGAAAAAATTCCGTACATTGCTTTGGATTTAGATCCTGATCGCGTCAAAGAAGCTGCGGCTGCTGGCGACAATGTTGTCTATGGCGATGCGAGCCGCGAAAATTATTTGGTGGCCGCTGGCCTCTCTAGAGCAAAAGCAGTGGTGATTACCTATGCTGATACTGGGGCGAGTCTGCGCGTACTTCGTCAGGTTGAGCACTTACGTCCCGGTATGACTGTATTAGTTCGCACCAGAGATGATGCAAATATTGCTAAGTTGCAAGCCGCTGGTGCTACCGAAGTTATCCCGGAGTTGATTGAAGGCAGTTTGATGATTGCTTCCCATGTACTGCTCATCATGGGTGTGCCGATGCGCAAGGTAGTGCGACGCATCACAACGGCACGGGAAGAGCGCTATAGCTTATTAAGAGGTTACTTCCGGGGTTCAGCTGATGATGACTTTGGCTCTAATGAATCTTGGCGGCTGCATGCTATTACCCTCTTGCCGAATTCTCAGGCTATTGGAAAGACTCTGGGTGATCTAGATCTTGAGAAGGAAGGCGTCAATGTTCAGGCGGTACGCCGTAAGGGGCTGAATGCCGATTATGTGAAGCTAGACCCTAAACCAGATTTACGTCTGGAAGACAATGATATTTTAGTGATCTCAGGCAATTCAGAGGCAACAGATTTAGCTGAAGCCAAATTACTCTGA
- the hprK gene encoding HPr(Ser) kinase/phosphatase has protein sequence MTQPLLLDGVTAQQIFDGNVSDLKLSWIGGLEGADRTFPPEAVKAAAASSDLVGHLNLIHPSRIQIFGEQEVDYHAMLEPKQRQEQIASLISKTPPCVIVADGKAADPDLQLFCQRSSTPLFTTAISAAEVIDHLRTYLTKIGAPQITMHGVFMDILGLGVLLTGESGLGKSELGLELISHGHGLVADDAVDFARLGPDYIEGRCPVILRNLLEVRGLGLLDIRTIFGETAVRRKLKLRLIVQLVRRTDGEFERLPLEAQHVDVLGIPIRTVKIQVAAGRNLAVLVEAAVRNTILQLRGIDTLKEFIERQRLQMEC, from the coding sequence ATGACTCAGCCATTACTTCTAGACGGAGTAACTGCTCAGCAGATTTTCGATGGCAACGTTTCAGATTTAAAACTGTCTTGGATTGGCGGCCTTGAAGGCGCTGATCGCACCTTTCCACCAGAAGCAGTAAAAGCTGCTGCTGCCAGCTCAGACTTAGTTGGTCACTTAAATCTCATTCACCCAAGTCGCATTCAAATCTTTGGTGAGCAAGAGGTTGACTATCACGCAATGCTGGAGCCTAAGCAAAGGCAAGAGCAAATTGCGAGCTTGATTTCCAAAACACCTCCATGCGTCATCGTTGCCGATGGAAAAGCGGCAGATCCGGATTTGCAGCTGTTTTGTCAGCGCTCATCCACACCTTTATTTACTACAGCCATCTCTGCTGCAGAGGTCATCGATCACCTACGTACCTATTTGACCAAAATTGGCGCCCCTCAAATCACCATGCACGGCGTCTTTATGGACATCCTAGGCTTGGGCGTTCTTCTCACCGGTGAATCTGGTCTTGGCAAAAGCGAGTTAGGGCTTGAGCTTATCTCTCATGGACATGGCTTGGTGGCTGATGATGCCGTGGATTTTGCTCGCCTTGGTCCAGACTACATCGAAGGACGCTGCCCAGTCATCTTGCGCAACCTACTTGAGGTTCGTGGGTTAGGGCTCTTAGATATTCGCACCATATTTGGTGAAACGGCCGTACGTCGCAAGCTAAAGCTTCGTCTTATTGTTCAATTGGTTCGTCGCACCGACGGTGAATTTGAACGATTACCGCTAGAGGCGCAGCACGTAGACGTATTGGGCATTCCAATTCGTACCGTCAAAATTCAAGTGGCTGCAGGTCGTAACTTGGCAGTACTAGTTGAGGCCGCAGTCCGAAATACCATTTTGCAGTTACGCGGCATTGACACCTTAAAAGAATTTATCGAGCGTCAACGCTTGCAAATGGAATGCTGA
- a CDS encoding KpsF/GutQ family sugar-phosphate isomerase, whose translation MIAKTRERTLKLARDTLTIEAAALQTMHDRLEGTNADALVLAVELLQGCKGRIVVSGIGKSGHIARKIAATFASTGSPAFFVHPAEASHGDLGMVTRDDVFVALSNSGETDELLTIVPIVKRTGAKLIALTGAPNSSLAKLADAHLDTSVEKEACPLNLAPTTSTTAALAMGDALAVALLDARGFQAEDFIRSHPGGRLGRKQLMHVSEVMRSLEDTPKISVDASLQDALLEMTSKRMGVVVILDAQQKVFGILTDGDLRRLLEKTTNLGDIKLASATTPDPRTIPAELLAEVAIEMMEKHRINHLVVTDSNGCLLGALNLHDLFAAKVI comes from the coding sequence ATGATAGCTAAGACTCGTGAACGTACCCTAAAGCTTGCGCGCGACACCCTCACTATTGAGGCTGCTGCACTGCAAACCATGCACGATCGCCTTGAAGGCACCAATGCTGATGCCTTAGTGCTTGCAGTTGAGCTTTTACAAGGCTGTAAGGGCCGAATTGTGGTTTCCGGAATCGGTAAATCCGGTCATATCGCCCGCAAAATTGCGGCGACATTTGCCTCAACCGGTTCGCCTGCTTTTTTTGTTCACCCTGCTGAAGCCAGTCATGGCGATTTAGGCATGGTGACTAGAGACGATGTTTTTGTTGCACTCTCAAATTCTGGCGAAACGGACGAGTTACTCACTATCGTTCCGATCGTAAAACGCACCGGCGCAAAATTAATTGCCTTAACTGGCGCACCAAACTCATCGCTCGCTAAGCTTGCTGATGCACATTTAGATACCAGCGTTGAAAAAGAAGCATGCCCTTTAAATCTTGCGCCAACCACTAGCACGACAGCTGCTCTCGCTATGGGCGACGCATTGGCCGTAGCTTTGTTAGATGCCAGGGGATTTCAGGCGGAAGATTTCATTCGCTCACATCCAGGCGGTAGACTTGGTCGCAAGCAATTAATGCATGTTAGCGAAGTCATGCGCAGCCTTGAAGACACGCCAAAGATTTCTGTTGACGCCTCCCTGCAAGACGCTTTACTGGAAATGACTTCCAAGCGCATGGGCGTGGTGGTGATCTTGGATGCTCAACAAAAAGTATTTGGCATCTTGACTGATGGTGACTTACGCCGTCTTTTGGAAAAAACTACTAATCTTGGCGATATCAAGCTCGCAAGCGCCACCACCCCTGATCCACGCACCATCCCAGCAGAACTCTTGGCAGAAGTAGCCATTGAAATGATGGAGAAGCATCGCATCAATCACCTAGTGGTTACGGATAGCAACGGGTGCCTACTAGGCGCCCTTAATCTGCATGACTTATTCGCAGCAAAAGTTATTTAA
- the lptA gene encoding lipopolysaccharide transport periplasmic protein LptA, whose product MLSTHYLLICRAILCFGALGAALTGTAYAEKADQDKPVILEAKKVSVNDVRQIYDLSGQVLLIKGSIVVTGENGHIEVDPEGYEYVDVEGSPDTTASFRQRREGPADEFMQGRGAQVNYNAKTEVLTITGDASLKRLLNMQMLDQLRGWKIEYDDVKQYYRVTPPEAAKPEDLPLARAILSPRRKAALEK is encoded by the coding sequence ATGTTATCTACTCATTACCTGCTAATCTGTCGCGCAATACTTTGCTTTGGCGCTCTGGGTGCGGCTCTCACTGGCACTGCATACGCAGAAAAAGCAGACCAAGATAAGCCGGTAATCCTCGAGGCTAAAAAAGTTTCTGTAAATGATGTTCGGCAGATCTACGACCTCAGCGGACAAGTGCTCCTTATTAAAGGCAGCATTGTGGTGACCGGAGAAAATGGTCATATTGAAGTAGATCCTGAAGGCTACGAATATGTAGACGTAGAGGGTTCGCCTGATACAACGGCAAGCTTCAGACAGCGTCGCGAAGGACCGGCCGATGAATTCATGCAGGGTCGCGGGGCCCAAGTGAACTACAACGCTAAAACTGAAGTGTTAACAATCACTGGCGATGCCAGCCTCAAGCGTTTATTAAATATGCAAATGCTCGATCAATTACGTGGCTGGAAAATTGAGTACGATGATGTAAAACAGTACTATCGCGTCACTCCACCTGAAGCTGCAAAACCTGAGGATTTACCTTTAGCAAGAGCAATCCTTTCACCAAGAAGAAAAGCCGCATTAGAGAAATGA